A stretch of Pseudomonas sp. LS.1a DNA encodes these proteins:
- a CDS encoding methyl-accepting chemotaxis protein — MNQMTATVHEVARNAEQASEAALMADQQAREGDRVVGEAVAQIERLAGEVVNSSEAMNQLKAESDKIGSVLDVIKSVAQQTNLLALNAAIEAARAGEAGRGFAVVADEVRSLAQRTQQSTEEIEELIAGLQSGTQRVASVMDSSRQLTDSSVELTRRAGSSLETITRTVSSIQAMNQQIATAAEEQTAVAEEINRSVMNVRDISDQTSAASEETASSSMELARLGTHLQGLVGRFRL; from the coding sequence ATGAACCAGATGACCGCTACCGTGCATGAAGTGGCGCGCAATGCCGAGCAGGCCTCGGAAGCCGCGTTGATGGCCGACCAGCAAGCCCGCGAAGGCGACCGTGTGGTGGGCGAAGCGGTGGCGCAGATCGAGCGCCTGGCCGGTGAAGTGGTCAACTCCAGCGAAGCGATGAACCAGCTCAAGGCCGAGAGCGACAAGATCGGCAGCGTGCTCGACGTGATCAAGTCGGTGGCTCAGCAGACCAACCTGCTGGCGCTCAACGCGGCCATTGAAGCGGCCCGTGCCGGCGAGGCCGGGCGTGGCTTTGCCGTGGTGGCCGATGAAGTGCGCAGCCTGGCGCAGCGCACCCAGCAATCGACCGAAGAGATCGAAGAGCTGATTGCCGGCCTGCAAAGCGGCACCCAGCGCGTGGCCAGCGTGATGGACAGCAGCCGCCAGTTGACCGACAGCAGCGTCGAACTGACCCGCCGTGCCGGCAGCTCGCTGGAAACCATCACCCGCACCGTCTCGTCGATCCAGGCGATGAACCAGCAGATTGCCACTGCCGCGGAAGAACAGACAGCCGTGGCCGAGGAGATCAACCGCAGTGTGATGAATGTGCGGGACATTTCTGACCAGACCTCGGCAGCCAGTGAAGAGACGGCCAGCTCCAGCATGGAGTTGGCGCGGTTGGGTACCCATTTGCAGGGGTTGGTGGGGCGGTTCAGGCTCTAG